One stretch of Miscanthus floridulus cultivar M001 chromosome 18, ASM1932011v1, whole genome shotgun sequence DNA includes these proteins:
- the LOC136522361 gene encoding NAC domain-containing protein 22-like, which translates to MHPALDQQLIFIIDPSSSSQSNQQRQSMAEQPRRGASPPSSGGAGAAELELPGFRFHPTEEELLEFYLKQVAHGRKLKFDIIPTVHLYRHDPWELPGLAHIGEREWYFFVPRDGGGSRAAKQHQSGGSGGGGRPSRTTERGFWKATGSDRAVRCAADPKRLIGLKKTLVYYEGRAPRGTKTDWVMNEYRLPDATCCNAAGDSSAASSTNKSPKEDIVLCKIYRKAVSLKELEQRVAMEELARATATPSASASHNTGSPADSMSSSDQETAAAAAVVAHPQKQQGGEIMMMPVGVSPPPVMSMKKEEVAEPLLPAASLMRPATLSLPQLEMAKQQPAQQEWMQDPFLTQLRSPWMESWSPYYASVLNF; encoded by the exons ATGCATCCGGCTCTCGATCAGCAGCTCATCTTCATCATCGATCCATCAAGCAGCAGCCAGAGCAACCAACAAAGGCAATCCATGGCGGAGCAGCCGCGGCGTGGCGCATCACCACCGTCATCCGGCGGCGCGGGGGCGGCGGAGCTGGAGCTGCCGGGGTTCCGGTTCCACCCGACGGAGGAGGAGCTGCTGGAGTTCTACCTAAAGCAGGTAGCGCACGGGCGTAAGCTCAAGTTCGACATCATCCCCACGGTGCACCTGTACCGGCACGACCCCTGGGAACTCCCGGGCCTGGCGCACATCGGCGAGCGCGAGTGGTACTTCTTCGTGCCCCGTGACGGCGGCGGCAGCCGGGCGGCCAAGCAGCACCAGTCCGGCGGCTCCGGCGGCGGTGGCCGGCCTAGCCGCACCACGGAGCGCGGGTTCTGGAAGGCCACGGGGTCGGACCGCGCCGTGCGGTGCGCCGCCGACCCCAAGCGCCTCATCGGGCTCAAGAAGACGCTCGTCTACTACGAGGGCCGCGCGCCACGTGGCACCAAGACCGACTGGGTCATGAACGAGTACCGCCTCCCCGACGCCACCTGCTGCAATGCCGCCGGCGACTCATCGGCGGCCTCCTCCACGAACAAGTCTCCAAAG GAGGACATCGTGCTGTGCAAGATCTACCGGAAGGCTGTGTCACTCAAGGAGCTGGAGCAGCGGGTGGCCATGGAGGAGCTGGCGCGCGCCACCGCCACGCCGTCCGCGTCCGCGTCCCACAACACCGGCTCGCCCGCCGACTCCATGTCGTCGTCGGACCAGGagacggcggctgcggcggcggtggtggcacatCCCCAGAAGCAGCAGGGAGGGGAGATCATGATGATGCCCGTCGGCGTCTCGCCACCACCTGTGATGAGCATGAAGAAAGAGGAGGTGGCCGAGCCGCTGCTGCCGGCGGCGTCGCTGATGAGGCCGGCGACGCTGAGCCTGCCGCAGCTGGAGATGGCGaagcagcagccggcgcagcagGAGTGGATGCAGGACCCTTTCCTGACGCAGCTGCGGAGCCCATGGATGGAGAGCTGGTCGCCCTACTACGCCAGCGTCCTCAACTTTTAA